One segment of Radiobacillus kanasensis DNA contains the following:
- a CDS encoding GAF domain-containing sensor histidine kinase, with protein sequence MIDETRRLKTLKTIAELLNQSTNKSDMVHEVLRQLIEITHFEAGWFFLEEDQHVKYAASHQLPAALSHRQYEPMCSEDCYCISRYKRGALTKATSIIGCKRLEKARQEGRTDTNGISHHATVPLRTNKRSYGLLNVASPNQTTYNEQELDLLEGLALQIGTALERIERFEEEEKRVAQLTHLHTVIQELQKARTRKELLKALETQLFLMLPHIQIHWTKPQEAEYLEGEFGASQKVWIVRESAFTQIEKEVFTLFMEYVDVIYLHIQLEEKEREIVKGQERSKLAQDLHDSVNQLLFSVALTSKATLMQVEDEKIKEQVEYVHQLASQALTEMREVVANQRPQALEKGLVHALVKYGKGIGIDIECETVGTSSIPYIVEETLWRVGQEAIHNINKHADVKEARIYMARKEAAVRLHIIDEGRGMSLDHAYQLSFGLQGMKDRIEMLGGSMQLESKIGEGTTINVYIPLEEQS encoded by the coding sequence ATGATTGATGAGACAAGACGCCTTAAAACACTAAAAACGATAGCAGAACTATTAAATCAATCGACTAATAAAAGTGATATGGTCCATGAAGTACTTCGACAATTAATAGAGATTACTCATTTTGAAGCAGGCTGGTTTTTTCTAGAAGAAGATCAACATGTGAAGTATGCAGCATCTCATCAGCTGCCGGCAGCTTTGAGCCATCGTCAGTACGAACCGATGTGCAGTGAGGATTGCTACTGTATTTCTCGATATAAAAGAGGAGCCTTAACGAAGGCTACAAGTATTATTGGCTGTAAACGACTTGAAAAGGCACGACAAGAGGGAAGAACGGATACTAATGGAATCTCCCATCACGCAACCGTTCCATTGCGAACGAATAAACGATCATATGGTCTTCTAAATGTTGCATCACCCAACCAAACAACTTATAACGAACAGGAGCTTGACTTGTTGGAAGGATTAGCCCTACAAATTGGGACGGCGCTGGAACGAATTGAACGATTTGAAGAAGAGGAAAAGCGTGTTGCGCAACTGACCCATTTACATACGGTTATTCAAGAGCTGCAGAAAGCAAGAACGAGAAAAGAGCTTTTGAAAGCATTAGAAACACAATTATTTCTAATGCTTCCACATATTCAGATTCACTGGACTAAACCACAGGAAGCGGAATATTTGGAAGGCGAATTTGGTGCTTCTCAAAAAGTCTGGATCGTTCGGGAGAGCGCTTTTACGCAAATTGAAAAAGAAGTCTTTACACTCTTCATGGAATATGTGGACGTCATTTATTTACACATTCAGCTGGAAGAAAAGGAAAGAGAAATTGTGAAAGGACAAGAGCGATCAAAGCTGGCACAGGATTTACACGATTCGGTTAATCAGCTTTTGTTTTCTGTAGCCTTAACTTCAAAAGCCACTTTAATGCAGGTGGAGGATGAAAAAATAAAAGAACAAGTGGAGTACGTTCATCAGTTAGCCTCCCAGGCGCTAACGGAAATGCGGGAGGTCGTAGCCAACCAGAGACCACAAGCGCTAGAAAAAGGACTCGTTCATGCACTGGTCAAATATGGAAAAGGAATTGGAATCGATATCGAATGTGAAACAGTTGGAACAAGTTCTATTCCATACATTGTAGAAGAAACCTTATGGAGAGTGGGGCAAGAAGCGATCCATAATATTAACAAACATGCTGATGTAAAAGAGGCAAGGATTTATATGGCACGTAAAGAAGCGGCTGTACGTTTACATATCATCGATGAAGGGAGAGGGATGAGTCTAGACCACGCTTATCAGCTTTCCTTTGGTTTACAAGGGATGAAAGATCGGATTGAAATGCTTGGGGGATCGATGCAATTGGAAAGCAAAATTGGGGAAGGGACAACCATAAATGTTTATATCCCATTGGAGGAACAATCATGA